The genomic window TGGTTTGCGTTTCATTTCctcatttaactttattttatttatttatttattttacacccaatactttttttttgtttttttgcttcttctgatttcattttgttttggtaAAGCGGGTACACGTCATATATGGACAGCCTATGATGTCTCATGCCTATATGACTCATGGGCTTGCTGTGGATGGGGATGCTTGAAGACTGTCTTTGAGCTACTGTTGCGTCACAAAGCGCTCTGGTCTTCATCTGTGATCATCGAAgtcttcggcaggaaggaattagtgtttcGTCTGTGGTGATCTCGGAAATTgcgctgacctgttagttcctcaggagctcttggttgcttaatttcacttaactacaaactgttgtagaaaagacataTACATTATTAACTGTCCATTTTTGTCCTgtctgttttgagacaatgtgaatggttaaaagcgctatgcaaataaatttaatttaatgaaattaaataccATTAACTTGAGCTTGTTAAAATGTATTCCAGCATCAGTTTATTAACATACATGTTACTGTTTGGTTTTCACAGATGGGGGACCAAAACCTTACTGCCATGGTTTCAGAGGATGAATTGGAGAAGACAAATGAAAACAGGACAACATTCTCTCAGTTCTCCTCAACTGTACGGGCCGTGGTGCGAATTCGCCAGAAGTACCAAGCAATGAAAAGGCGCCAAATGGAGCGGGCAACATCAGCATCCCTGCACAGCGCACATATAATGTCTCAGTGCAGTGATCCTCGCTCCAACAGCCCCAAGATCTTCACGTTCGATGTGGTCGATGGTAACAGTCCTGTCAATGTAAgcaagaaaaggagaaagaaaaagggacGTGTCCTATTTCCCAATAGCAGTCGCCGAGTCTTGCCCACCAAGGAGCAGAGCCGGGCAAAGAGCTGCCTGGTCTTGCTGTGCGTTGTGGTTTTCTTGCAGGTTTACAATGCCATTGAAAACCTAGATGACCATGTGCTTAAATACGATCTGGAAGGACTCGAGAAAACCCTTAAAAGAGAGGTTTTTGGACAGCAGGAGGCAACTGATGGCCTCTTAAGCCATTTAAAAGATTACTTGTCAACGTACGTTCACAGTAAACCTTTAGTTGTGTCTCTTCTTGGGCCCAGTGGTGTAGGAAAGAGCCACATAGGAAGGCTGTTGGCTCAGCACTTCCGTTCTGTAGTGGGTGAGAAACTGGTGATGCAGTATTTTGTGCTACACCACTGTCCCACAGAAGATGTCCCAATCTGTACCGATGCCCTGATCTCCCAAGTCTCTGAGATGGTCACGCGGGccgaagaagaagagaagatccCGCTGTTAATTTTTGATGAGATGGAGCACATGCCTTCTGAGCTGATGGACACTGTGCAAACTCTCATcaagaaaaaagacaacaacGAATATTTGAACGCCATCTACATCCTCATCAGCAACCTGGAGCAGGAGGAGATCACAAAGTTTGTGCTGCAGAACTCCACAACCAACACCTTTTCGGGCCGAGGGATCATTAGCAAGGAGTTGAACAATTTGCTGCAAAATAATCTTAAAAAGCACCACTTGATTTGGATGGAGGTGGAGTTGCTGCCTCTCATGCTTCTGGAAAAAAGTCATGTCATGGAATGTTTTATTGATGAGATGTCCAGGGAAGGATTTTACCCAGAACGCTCTCATGTAGAAAGACTAGCAGATGAGCTGGGTTACTATTCTGTGGGTGAAAGGGAGTTTTCACACACTGGATGTAAGCAAGTGGTGGCAAAAGTGAATCTTCTGTGAAACTCAAGGCGGAAGTGAGTACAAGAATACACTGGCACATCAAAATCAGTACAAACCTGCGATGGCTGGAAATGACTGGCAGGGTTTTCTCCAAACTTCCAGTTTATTTTCCAGCTCTAAAGAAGaatgttataaatgttgaattttAAAGGATGTTTTAATGCATTTGCCAGTTTATACATTAGTTAAATAGAAAGCATTGAGTGTTTCTCTCACTGTGAGGAAAGATTCCTGTCTACTTTGTTTTGTAGTTGGCTGCTATTTGTAAACTTTTGTAGGATGGAACATGTCAACAAATGGTAAATTCTCTCGAGAAACTACGGCAGTGTAGCTGAGAGGcctttaaaaaaacaccaccgTCATATGTCAGGGCTGATCCACAAAGCTAAAGGTTTTAGTGAACGGTGTTGAGTTGTAAACCTGAGCATTATTTTGGAGGGGACCTGTGTGGGATTTCTTGATCGCCATTAAACCTCTTTGTATAAACTTTAACTTGGTGTCTTGCTGTCAGAATCCTGAATTTCCTTGAATTTCCTTGTTTCACATTGTCAGATGATGCTGTTAGTACAACTGTTGCTGTTAGAACACACAAATGACACTGTCAAAAGCATCAAACCAGAGGACTGGTGATTATATTTTGTACTATTTTGCTAAGTCACCTGGAACTGCTGTGTTAGGTAAATTTGCTTTAGCCCAGTGTATAGTGAAGAATTGAATAAAGTGATTCCAAAATGATAAAGCACATAAGAAATACTCAACTCAAATTAGTTACAAATTACTTTTCCTGTGtcatttctattgttttttCTGTCCGATCTTCCAAAGGGAACATGCCATGATAACTTGGACAACAAAAGATCAGATTCAAACTtgaaaataagcttttttttttgtgggggaAAAACATCATGTTTAGCTTTTGTTTAACGAGTATAATGATCTAGGACAACCAGAATGTACTTGTACCTTGTACTCGTTTATCCATCTAATCTAATTGATCTGTAGCTAAAACATGAGCTAAAATGTCTGAATACAATCAGttctaattaataatattacatcacattaaTGAACATGAATGACATTGAATGTTCCCTTGAATACCAGTTTTCAGATAAAGTTTATTGCAGGATGCTGATGAAGGAATTTATTGACACATTCACTTAATAATCATGTTGAAAAGTCTGTGTACCGACTACAGGATATTACACTGCAACCTGTTAGCTTTCCTAGTTTTATACTGAAATCCCCCAGAAGACCAGCAAACGCTTCACTTATGTTATATTATGCAAAGTTAACTCTGgtaataaaacaggaaaatatcTTGAATTAATTGTATACCGACTCCAACTGCCATTAAATGCCATGAAACGTAGTGGTGtagtgcagtgttttttttaatcttagcGGATGGAAGCATTTAGCTTTCAAGTGCTGACTCAAAACAGCACCGATGATCACGTCTCATTTTTTTCAACGTGACTGGGTAAATGCTTGTGTATAACGAATGATGGAACGTAGAGGAGAAATACCACTAGACTGGGCATTTACGCTTCGAGTTCAAAGCCCATTCCAACTTTATGTCCTCCGGTGCTGAAATTCTTGCCATCGATGAGCGCAGAGAGTGTCACCTTCACACCTAAACAGGACGAGGAGAGGGAAGGAAGGGGAACAGAAGAAGAGTTATGTTCATATGCTTTGTAGTGGAGGAAACTGCTGAAAAGCACATGAGCAAAATATTAGAAAGGCAGAGGTTACCTGGTCGCAGAGTCTGAGTGTAACCAATTCCAATCAGACTGGCATTGTTCACCTTGGCCTGTAGGTGCAAAATTAGAGACAAATGATCAAGAGCTTCATTTTCCCCATAATTGTAATCATTGTGAACTTTAGTTGCTGGCTCCTTAGAGAGTTTACAAGACGTTTATTGACATTGTTTAACTCTTACGTAGGCAAGATGCATGTAGCTCTTGCTATCCATCTTTGttcatgtatttttatacacagAGCAATTTAGTCACTAAGGTAATGATAACAATGGTAGTGACGTCAGAGCATTTACTTCATCTCTACATTAACGTACCggtgcagcagtgctttagtctTTTAGGCTCTCTCTCTACCTCAATAGCCATGCCATTACCAATTTCCTCTATCAAAGCAATCGTCCTTGACACCTAGATTGCAAACCATGTCTGGCTCTGGAACTTTGAGTTCAACTCTGAAGTAAGAAGCTTTTCCCCCTAATCTCTATATAACATCATTACACCACACAACCACAggaataacaaaaacacaaattagcACCTGAGTAACTTAAACATCAAATAGTTCAAtctaataaattgttttttagGTTGAAGTTGACTACTTTAGGCGGCCTCAGGAATTCACCTCCCGACCCACTAACTCACAGACAAAGAAGCATCACTGTCCAGCTGGTACTTGGCAGCAATGCCAAAGCGTGTGTTGTTGCTGCCAGCAGTCCAGGCCAGATTGACAGCAGTCTCCAGCTGATTGTTAACCTTCTGGTAGACAGAGCCACCAAACTCAGTGCCAtcattactgaaaaaaaaaatcatgtttagaAATTGTATGTTCTTCACCCAATAATGGAACATCTGAATATCTTAAAGATTAGACCAAAACAGCAACAGAAATTGAGAAATAAATCCTATTTAGAAATAATTTGCATTTGATAACTGGTATTACATTTTATCAAGCCAATGAAACTCACACTTTGGTGTAAAGCTGGAAATCGCCAGCCTTGTAGCCAAGAGCAAAGTTGTTCTGCACCAGTTTGGACTTAGCTGTGTCAAATGCCATTTGGTAACCAGCCAACCAGCCTGCGTAGCCCAAAACAGCTGCGGAATGCACGACTGGGCCCTCAAAGTCAACATCGCAGGACAGGTTGATGTAGTCCCGCTTGTAGCCACTCTTCAGCTTGCCACTCTTCTTGCTATGGTTAAAGTAAGAGAATATTTTAGTGAGTGCAGATTCAGTTAGGTTCATTCCACAACTGGTTCATTCCATCTGACCAAACATCAGGCCTCCCAAACAGTGTAGTAGACGCAAATGCTCAGGCAAGCACTGTGAGAGTGCAAGTTTCAATCCTGAAAATGCCACTGCCATCCCTGCTTtttagcttaaaaaaagaaatgcgtTTCTCAGACCCCATCAAGCAATTAGCCCCTCCTGTAAGAACACGAGCAGTGAGCTGAAACACTTCCCTCGAAGGAAGCGTGGTAGCTTTCACCTCTGCTGATTTATAGCCATTATTCTATAAAAGGTCTAACAAATGAATACTGCCTATAAAacaattttgtttcattttaaaatacagcaAATCACACCCATATTGTGTACTAACATTAACCACAACAAGCTCAGTGCATTCAATACATACCTCACAGTACTATCTACACATTTCTGACACTGTTCCTGCTTTTCATGAACAGCACTCACCCTGTGTTTGGGACAAAGGACGTGTCAAGTGCCACCTTCAAGCCCTTTGCCAGCtgttcaaaaaagaaaaatcattttaCACCACTgataatattagtaataatctgataaagtaaataaaagacgAAATGATCGAGATGCTTGTCCACCTGGTCCTCCACAGAAAGCTCGGTAGTGAGAGTGTTGTCCGTGTTCCATTTCTGATTGAGACCCAGGCCCAGCTCCTTCAGCTTGTACTTGGTCTCCAAACTACCACCGGCCTTGCCAGTGTCAATATTAGTAGAGCCAGATGTGTTGAATTCCTGGAAGCAAAAAATGAGAGAGGATTTAAAGACTAATCCAAATAAACCACACCTACATGAAGAATTACTTGTAGGGCAGCAAAGGGAAGTTATATAACAagcattaataaatcatttttactcACAACAACAAAACTAAATTTTATAGCAAAAGTTTTTGCTTCTTAAAAATTCACTTTTTCCCCCTTCAAGTAAACTgttcactgattatttttatagCCCACATTTGAAGCTGGTACAAAGTAAATCAGCCATTTCTGCATGTAGACATGCAGCAACTTTTGGATTCTACTCAAACTGCAGCATCTGCTATGTTATTGTTTTTGAAAACCATAAAAATACACCAAAATTCTAACACTGGTCAGGTTCAATCAATAGTCTGTCCTCATTGTACAAGATAAAAAAGCCTACTCCAGAAGTGCATCGTACATtcaattacatttcatttgtataacactttttaacaacagacattttTACAAAGCAGGTTTGTTCCATTCTGAGTCTGTTTTAGTACATTAACCTTTTAACACTGAATATTTGACAATGAGTGTAAGTGAGCTATAGCAAATCAGATTCAAACataaaaagaaaggaagttGGCAGCAACAGGAAGTCTAGCGCTCcagggggaaagaaaaaaatacaaagttgAAAGGAAGTGAAAAACATCAGATTAACTCACAACTCCGTTCTGTGACTTGGTCTTCAGGTCCAGCTTCACTATTCCATAtcctacagacagacaaagcaaAAGACAAGACCGGGCTAAAAAAACTGTGTTTCATCAAACATAGATGATCTTCAAAAGGTTTTCATttctaaataaaccaaaactaCAGGTATGAACTCACCATAGCCTTTGCTAAAGATATCCTTCGCTGCTTTTCCGAGGTCAGAGTAATTAGGAGGAACAGACATTGtgcctaataaaataaaaggttatAATCAGTGCCAACCAGGAGTACAGCAGCGTCTCATACAGGTTCTGAGACTAGATGCTTAACACAGCATCCAACCATCAGCAAACACATCtatctgaaataataataataaacacaaatcaacTCAGATTTTTGATACAGAGAATACTTGACTATGATGATTAATGCTTGATGCAATGAAATTCACGAACTACAAGAAGCAAACAAAGACCTGGCTGACGACCTCAACTGCAgaattcagaatcagaatccggtttattggccaagtgtgttgacacaaacaaggaatttggttccagctgtttgttaCTCTCAAAAgtaaagacataaataacactatactatacaagataatacagactatacaagacaatgcagatgtgatacaatagacattatgagtattaaatatgaatacagaatatatgactgattagatatgtacataaagtgtgggaagtgaaaataacaatattgtgcaatattatgctctttgtacaatatacagcagcagtagtgtgtgtaacctaTACGGATGATgcgatgactgacagttctgataatgcagtacttatagatatgaagcattGGCcgataaacctgattctgattctgtttagGCAAACTTGTGCTGAAGTAATCTCAGAAAATCATGAACTGCTAACAAGTACAGGACAActtattgtaatattttacatcatttggtGTAAGTAACTCAATAAAACTGAAACAGGTCAATTAGAGGATGCTTGGATCTTGGATCAGATCAGTACATCACTGCCTACCGTGTCcaagttcatttaaaaataaataaaaaaatataaataaataaatatatatatatttcaggaTATTTCTATACAAATTTATCATCAAGACACGTGTTTCATTTTTCAACTATTCCTGTGtagtgatataaaataaaaattaaatcctCTTCATAATCTTGTTAACCTTGAACTTGAGTCACGTGATTTCTGCTTTCAGGAGTAACATCACCATGAAGGACAAACCTACCCTGTCAGGCCTGTTACACGCTACACTGAGGCAATAAAGTCATCTCATTTAAAGCTAAACAGCTTCATAAGAActaaataaatccattttattacaaaagtgTCATAGCGCAAAAGAAATACCAGATATTTCCCCAAAAAAACTTTATGACACAAAACATTCCaaaatttaatatttgaattaaacaaaacatattaaattatacaccgtagtgctggtggttagtagccttatttttctgagatttaatctatgataaattcattattttataaaatgtcataaaaccggggccccctggcaccatctcagggcccccggTTTGAGAACCGCTGGCCTAGACCACTTGTTCTGAGctggtgttgtcagtgaaccggctGTAAAAATGTTGGCTAAATTACAGACATCAtgaaaactgatgctgattatctgggaaacatctctaacagcagtcaaaatgtcattgtttgtgtcaaacaagttgtgaatttgttgtactattacaacaggagattatgacttactctgtgctcaaagtgatgctcgcaactccagtggttttctctgtgggtgaacgaggatgatgctgaacaattccaggatatgctattttttcattggttgttgcgttaaatcttacccagatacaatagtgctattttcggattggctattgtgtagcctctttttttgattgactgataagtgtcaggctcgactaagaactccaggggagtcGCGCTTGTTTCCTgaccggttccatagagacagcggtgcggactgatacattttgggcgctgcggcttattaaatatatgataaatagtacgtttttctgtgtgacaaaagaccgaaatgagagactgtcactctcaatgtgtgacagcTGAGAGCCCTTTAGATGtttttcattgatttatttgaCTGTTTATTTACCTCAGATTTGAAAGCAAAAAATTTTCGTCTGAATTTTAACGTTAATttgtgcagaaaataaaaataatattctaCAGGAATAAAAACGACAGCAAAATCACTTAATAGTATATTTTTCTACACGTAATATAAAATCTGCACAGCCTGTAAATGTTTCAAATATTGCATCTTCTTAACTGAAACATTAGCAGAAGCGACATGCTAACTAGCTATCACATTCTAGCACGTCTCCCTGGTAACGTCTCCGCACGTAACCTCAACCGTTTATAACaattagtgatgggaagttcggtccattacgtcctgacgtaatgacatcattcacaatgacgtaatgacgtcatcccgctgccggcagatatgaatacaatcaatttaacacattcgaaaagttctttgtaatcataacattagttgaatacgtttcttacatttatgttttgcaactaaaacacccagtacaggcagtgatgtgcaaacgtggatgttttacgtgtcttaaagatataaagttaataaactaatcttcatcaacttacaaaaagcggcatataaaaatacagactaacctgcacaacagtcaatagtaaaattaactgacatattgagtgaacagttgtatgatttttttttttataaaaatgtttaatagcctATGACTAGTTACTATGCCTATCCcaatatgtataatttgctctgaaggtttacgcatgcgcagtatcaacagctcatcggttctcggacgcgtccgaaacaaacagttctcagttcagtgtactgatgactcgctgtatcagttcagtgattcaagcatgcgcagtatcaacagctcatctgttctcggacgcgtccgaaagaaacagttctcagttcagtgtactgatgattcactgtatcagttcatcggttttcggacgcgtccgaaacaaATAGTTCTCAGTTcggtgtactgatgattcgctgtatcagttcagtgattcacgtTATCACGTCAGTGATAAACATTTAGgctatttgttttataaataatgcatagcctaaatgtttaatttgactgttttacaaaacatttattgtgtttccaaacttaaaaaaaaatgttttcatgttaattattttactgtaatggTTTCTAAACAACATTAATAAGGCAACAATGTATTTTTACAAGTATTTATGAATGTTAATTCAATCGTTGTtcaattatttatattcatattgaATATGTAGCTTCTTGTATGAGCAGTATAGGCCTATATTTTGTTGGCATTTTTTGTATGCTATTATGCTATTTGTATTTggaaaaacacaataaactttttttgtatttcacattttgtgaatttttctttacagtattacagtaaaTGCTGAAAAATACTTGCAAGTATATATGTTAAGATGAATATAGAGCAAGCTAGTATCTCTTGGTTAGGCTTTTTAATCTAATAAAGACTCTCCCCTGT from Tachysurus vachellii isolate PV-2020 chromosome 20, HZAU_Pvac_v1, whole genome shotgun sequence includes these protein-coding regions:
- the tor4aa gene encoding torsin-4A is translated as MGDQNLTAMVSEDELEKTNENRTTFSQFSSTVRAVVRIRQKYQAMKRRQMERATSASLHSAHIMSQCSDPRSNSPKIFTFDVVDGNSPVNVSKKRRKKKGRVLFPNSSRRVLPTKEQSRAKSCLVLLCVVVFLQVYNAIENLDDHVLKYDLEGLEKTLKREVFGQQEATDGLLSHLKDYLSTYVHSKPLVVSLLGPSGVGKSHIGRLLAQHFRSVVGEKLVMQYFVLHHCPTEDVPICTDALISQVSEMVTRAEEEEKIPLLIFDEMEHMPSELMDTVQTLIKKKDNNEYLNAIYILISNLEQEEITKFVLQNSTTNTFSGRGIISKELNNLLQNNLKKHHLIWMEVELLPLMLLEKSHVMECFIDEMSREGFYPERSHVERLADELGYYSVGEREFSHTGCKQVVAKVNLL
- the LOC132863674 gene encoding voltage-dependent anion-selective channel protein 2-like yields the protein ITSLCCPTSNSSCRCGLFGLVFKSSLIFCFQEFNTSGSTNIDTGKAGGSLETKYKLKELGLGLNQKWNTDNTLTTELSVEDQLAKGLKVALDTSFVPNTGKKSGKLKSGYKRDYINLSCDVDFEGPVVHSAAVLGYAGWLAGYQMAFDTAKSKLVQNNFALGYKAGDFQLYTKVNDGTEFGGSVYQKVNNQLETAVNLAWTAGSNNTRFGIAAKYQLDSDASLSAKVNNASLIGIGYTQTLRPGVKVTLSALIDGKNFSTGGHKVGMGFELEA